In Nocardioides marinus, one DNA window encodes the following:
- a CDS encoding MCE family protein has translation MRRTTLRRTRLALGLLAASLTLSACDFDVYSLPLPGGPDTGDDPITVTAQFADVLDLVPKSTVKVNDVTVGKITDVDLDGYTALVTMELQNDVDLPDDAVARLRQTSLLGEKFVELDAPADGGNAERLGDGDLIQLEQTGRNPEVEEVLGALSLVLNGGGVAQLKTIASELNNALEGREDSARSVLQQLDVFTETLDDNKADIVDAIERLNQLAISVRQQQGTIDDALDELPSALRSLDAQREDLVTMLESLNELGDVGVRVIEQSKDTTIETIRQLQPVLTELANSGDAFVKAFNVALTYPFVDEVVGRDPQVARNLHMGDFTNLSVQLEVDLSLGVTGVPTGLPTLLPTELEPTAVVGAVLNCLSSADLTSKACQKVLGSVELLLQLKEECAKPKNEDVVVCSLLNQVPGLPDLPGLGGIELPILGDLFGGTSGQGLPRTAPGGAAQPQGPRVSQLTSLYDADLVGLMIPGMVVS, from the coding sequence ATGCGCCGTACGACGCTGCGCCGGACCCGTCTGGCGCTCGGCCTGCTGGCGGCCTCGCTCACGCTGTCCGCCTGTGACTTCGACGTCTACTCGCTGCCGCTGCCGGGTGGCCCCGACACCGGCGACGACCCGATCACGGTCACCGCCCAGTTCGCCGACGTGCTCGACCTGGTCCCCAAGTCGACGGTGAAGGTCAACGACGTGACCGTCGGCAAGATCACCGACGTGGACCTCGACGGCTACACCGCGCTGGTCACCATGGAGCTCCAGAACGACGTGGACCTCCCCGACGACGCCGTGGCGCGGCTGCGGCAGACCTCGCTGCTCGGTGAGAAGTTCGTGGAGCTCGACGCCCCGGCCGACGGCGGCAACGCCGAGCGGCTCGGAGACGGCGACCTGATCCAGCTCGAGCAGACCGGCCGCAACCCCGAGGTCGAGGAGGTGCTCGGCGCCCTGTCGCTGGTCCTCAACGGCGGCGGTGTCGCGCAGCTGAAGACCATCGCCTCCGAGCTCAACAACGCGCTCGAGGGCCGTGAGGACTCCGCGCGCTCGGTGCTGCAGCAGCTCGACGTTTTCACCGAGACCCTCGACGACAACAAGGCCGACATCGTCGACGCCATCGAGCGGCTCAACCAGCTCGCGATCTCGGTGCGCCAGCAGCAGGGCACCATCGACGACGCCCTCGACGAGCTGCCCAGCGCCCTGCGTTCGCTGGACGCCCAGCGCGAGGACCTCGTGACGATGCTCGAGTCGCTCAACGAGCTCGGCGACGTCGGCGTCCGTGTCATCGAGCAGTCCAAGGACACCACCATCGAGACGATCCGCCAGCTCCAGCCGGTGCTGACCGAGCTCGCGAACTCCGGTGACGCCTTCGTCAAGGCCTTCAACGTGGCCCTGACCTACCCCTTCGTCGACGAGGTGGTCGGGCGCGACCCGCAGGTCGCCCGCAACCTGCACATGGGTGACTTCACCAACCTCTCCGTGCAGCTGGAGGTCGACCTCTCGCTCGGTGTCACGGGTGTGCCGACCGGCCTGCCCACGCTGCTGCCGACCGAGCTGGAGCCGACCGCGGTGGTCGGGGCCGTGCTCAACTGCCTCAGCAGCGCCGACCTCACCTCCAAGGCGTGCCAGAAGGTGCTGGGCAGCGTCGAGCTGCTGCTGCAGCTGAAGGAGGAGTGCGCGAAGCCGAAGAACGAGGACGTCGTGGTCTGCTCGCTCCTCAACCAGGTGCCGGGCCTGCCGGACCTGCCGGGGCTGGGTGGCATCGAGCTGCCGATCCTCGGTGACCTCTTCGGTGGCACCAGCGGCCAGGGCCTGCCGCGCACCGCCCCCGGGGGAGCGGCACAGCCGCAGGGCCCGCGGGTCTCCCAGCTGACCTCGCTCTACGACGCCGACCTGGTCGGCCTGATGATCCCGGGGATGGTGGTCTCGTGA
- a CDS encoding MCE family protein has protein sequence MITRRTKVQLLVFVLITLVGCSFVGARYAKLDRLFYDSAYTVTAHFASSGGIFAGAEVTYRGVQIGKVDRLVLTEEGVDVELAIDNEHDTIPAATLALVGNKSAVGEQYVELQPKSNDEPYLADGSEIAMPDTRTPILVETLLSNLATTVGSVDRKALETTVTELGAAFAGTGEQLQQIIDTGNNFINAANDNFDTTTALIRDSNTVLNGQIASESAIRSFARNLSLFTGALADADPAVNKLLDNGSGAAVALRRFIDDNEVELGDLVNNLITTGEIVTRHLDGLEQILVIYPYVVEGGFTVVSKSPDTGLYDAHFGLIITTTPICHDGYQGTDTRPPQNGENRPMNEEARCDEPPAQSNARGAQNIYDRFRAPADYDSEVVASYDPDTGSLTWGDRVPSALTSPGSVAPRTLGKESWKWLYLQPLTSSR, from the coding sequence GTGATCACGCGCCGTACCAAGGTCCAGCTGCTGGTCTTCGTGCTCATCACGCTGGTCGGCTGCAGCTTCGTCGGAGCCCGCTACGCCAAGCTCGACCGGCTCTTCTACGACAGCGCCTACACCGTGACCGCGCACTTCGCCTCCTCCGGCGGCATCTTCGCCGGCGCCGAGGTGACCTACCGCGGGGTCCAGATCGGCAAGGTCGACCGGCTGGTCCTGACCGAGGAGGGTGTCGACGTCGAGCTGGCGATCGACAACGAGCACGACACGATCCCGGCCGCGACGCTGGCGCTGGTCGGCAACAAGTCCGCCGTGGGTGAGCAGTACGTCGAGCTCCAGCCCAAGTCCAACGACGAGCCCTACCTCGCCGACGGGTCCGAGATCGCGATGCCGGACACCCGGACCCCGATCCTTGTCGAGACCCTGCTCTCCAACCTGGCCACGACCGTCGGCTCGGTGGACCGCAAGGCCCTGGAGACCACGGTCACCGAGCTCGGCGCCGCCTTCGCGGGCACCGGCGAGCAGCTGCAGCAGATCATCGACACCGGCAACAACTTCATCAACGCCGCCAACGACAACTTCGACACCACCACGGCGCTGATCCGCGACTCCAACACGGTGCTCAACGGCCAGATCGCCTCCGAGAGCGCCATCCGCTCCTTCGCGCGCAACCTGTCGCTGTTCACCGGTGCGCTCGCCGACGCCGACCCGGCGGTCAACAAGCTCCTCGACAACGGCTCGGGCGCCGCGGTGGCCCTGCGCCGCTTCATCGACGACAACGAGGTCGAGCTCGGTGACCTGGTCAACAACCTGATCACCACCGGCGAGATCGTCACCCGTCACCTCGACGGGCTCGAGCAGATCCTGGTGATCTACCCCTACGTGGTCGAGGGCGGGTTCACCGTGGTCTCGAAGTCGCCGGACACCGGGCTCTACGACGCCCACTTCGGCCTGATCATCACCACCACGCCGATCTGCCACGACGGCTACCAGGGCACCGACACCCGTCCGCCGCAGAACGGCGAGAACCGGCCGATGAACGAGGAGGCTCGCTGTGACGAGCCGCCGGCCCAGAGCAACGCCCGCGGCGCGCAGAACATCTACGACCGGTTCCGCGCCCCGGCCGACTACGACTCCGAGGTCGTGGCCTCCTACGACCCCGACACCGGCAGCCTCACCTGGGGCGACCGCGTGCCGAGTGCCTTGACCTCCCCCGGTAGCGTGGCGCCGCGCACCCTGGGGAAGGAGTCCTGGAAGTGGCTGTACCTCCAGCCCCTGACGTCGAGCCGGTGA
- a CDS encoding DnaJ domain-containing protein: protein MSAGPSWYDLLDVDRDASSEEIRTAWRAAIADLDPSDRRFRSLNQAAEVLLDPASRAAYDAGLEGPDTAAPERSPAAVPTAEAGEEPAVVTTSASGAAPKPATRRLPLVPAWALVVLAVLAGLALTVAVVAAARAPEPVTEKGGVLLEESAEQARAAAVRAIVPVLSYDYRRLDEDAAAARSYMTSAYQDDKYDPLFSLIEDNAPETQTVVGAQVVDSAVVRTGKDRVDVLLFVDRPTTNKQVSDPVVYKDQVTVTMARVDGQWLVDGLQTSPIQE, encoded by the coding sequence GTGAGCGCGGGTCCGAGCTGGTACGACCTGCTCGACGTCGACCGGGACGCCTCGAGCGAGGAGATCCGCACGGCCTGGCGGGCCGCGATCGCCGACCTCGACCCCTCCGACCGGAGGTTCCGCTCGCTCAACCAGGCGGCCGAGGTGCTGCTGGACCCCGCCTCCCGTGCGGCGTACGACGCCGGGCTGGAGGGCCCGGACACCGCGGCCCCCGAGCGGTCCCCCGCGGCGGTCCCGACCGCAGAGGCGGGCGAGGAGCCGGCCGTGGTGACGACGAGTGCGTCGGGCGCGGCGCCGAAGCCTGCGACGCGTCGTCTCCCGCTCGTGCCGGCCTGGGCACTTGTGGTCCTCGCGGTCCTTGCCGGCCTCGCGCTCACCGTGGCCGTCGTGGCCGCAGCGCGTGCCCCCGAGCCGGTCACCGAGAAGGGTGGCGTGCTGCTCGAGGAATCCGCCGAGCAGGCCCGGGCAGCCGCGGTGCGCGCGATCGTGCCGGTCCTGTCCTACGACTACCGGCGCCTCGACGAGGACGCCGCAGCCGCGCGGTCCTACATGACCTCGGCCTACCAGGACGACAAGTACGACCCGCTGTTCAGCCTGATCGAGGACAACGCTCCCGAGACCCAGACGGTCGTGGGGGCGCAGGTGGTCGACTCCGCCGTCGTCCGCACCGGCAAGGACCGCGTCGACGTGCTGCTCTTCGTCGACCGTCCCACCACGAACAAGCAGGTCAGCGACCCGGTCGTCTACAAGGACCAGGTCACCGTGACCATGGCGCGCGTCGACGGTCAGTGGCTCGTGGACGGCCTGCAGACCTCGCCGATCCAGGAGTGA
- the rpoB gene encoding DNA-directed RNA polymerase subunit beta, with protein MAAPASTPLNTSGHRRISFAKIAEPLEVPQLLSLQTDSFDWLVGNDKWNAVVERRRAEGEDVSEKSGLQEIFEEISPIEDFSETMSLSFENPVFYDPKYTVDECKEKDFTYSAPLYVSAEFTNNDTGEIKGQTVFMGDFPLMTPKGTFVINGTERVVVSQLVRSPGVYFERTADKTSDKDIYTAKLIPSRGAWLEFEIDKRDMVGVRLDRKRKQNVTVLLKALGWTNEQIREEFGEYESMMLTLEKDHTQGQDDALLDIYRKLRPGEPPTREAAQTLLNNYYFNPKRYDLAKVGRYKINKKLGLTEAFDQQTLTVDDVVAAIKYIVALHDGRTQIEAPQGTLDIAADDIDHFGNRRMRTVGELIQNQLRTGLARMERVVRERMTTQDVEAITPQSLINIRPVVAALKEFFGTSQLSQFMDQTNPIAGLTHKRRLSALGPGGLSRDRAGMEVRDVHPSHYGRMCPIETPEGPNIGLIGSLASYGRINPFGFVETPYRKVENGSVTDKVDYLTADDEDRYVIAQANAALDETGRFVNERVLVRQRDGEVSELLAEEVDYMDVSPRQMVSVATALIPFLEHDDANRALMGANMQRQAVPLIKSDSPLVGTGIEYRAAVDAGDVVVAEAAGVVKEVSADLVETMNDDGTYSSYRLSKFKRSNQGTCINQRPLVSEGDRVEVGSPIADGPCTDDAEMALGTNLLVAFMPWQGHNYEDAIILSQRLVQEDVLTSIHIEEHEVDARDTKLGPEEITRDIPNVSEEGLADLDERGIIRIGAEVTTGDILVGKVTPKGETELTPEERLLRAIFGEKAREVRDTSMKVPHGESGTVIGVRVFDREDGDELPPGVNQLVRVYVAQKRKISVGDKLAGRHGNKGVIAKILPIEDMPFMEDGTPVDVILNPLGVPRRMNIGQILELHLGWLAKQGWDLNLSGDPDSSDWKQRLIQIHADKAEPNSRVATPVFDGAREDEITGLLGSTIPNRDGVRMIDETGKANLFDGRSGEPFPDPVSVGYMYILKLHHLVDDKIHARSTGPYSMITQQPLGGKAQFGGQRFGEMEVWAMEAYGAAYALQELLTIKSDDVPGRVKVYEAIVKGENIPDSGIPESFKVLVKEMQSLCLNVEVLSQDGTSIELRDAEEDVFRAAEELGIDLSRREPSSVEEV; from the coding sequence TTGGCTGCGCCTGCCTCCACCCCGCTCAACACCTCCGGCCACCGCCGCATCTCGTTCGCGAAGATCGCTGAACCTCTCGAGGTTCCCCAGCTCCTCTCCCTCCAGACCGACAGCTTCGACTGGCTCGTCGGCAACGACAAGTGGAACGCCGTCGTCGAGCGCCGTCGTGCCGAGGGTGAGGACGTCTCCGAGAAGTCCGGTCTGCAGGAGATCTTCGAGGAGATCTCCCCGATCGAGGACTTCTCCGAGACCATGTCCCTCTCGTTCGAGAACCCGGTCTTCTACGACCCCAAGTACACCGTCGACGAGTGCAAGGAGAAGGACTTCACCTACTCCGCTCCGCTCTACGTCTCGGCGGAGTTCACCAACAACGACACCGGTGAGATCAAGGGCCAGACGGTCTTCATGGGCGACTTCCCGCTCATGACCCCCAAGGGCACCTTCGTCATCAACGGCACCGAGCGCGTCGTGGTCTCCCAGCTGGTCCGCAGCCCGGGCGTCTACTTCGAGCGCACCGCCGACAAGACCTCCGACAAGGACATCTACACCGCCAAGCTCATCCCGAGCCGCGGTGCCTGGCTCGAGTTCGAGATCGACAAGCGCGACATGGTCGGCGTGCGCCTGGACCGCAAGCGCAAGCAGAACGTCACCGTGCTGCTCAAGGCCCTCGGCTGGACCAACGAGCAGATCCGCGAGGAGTTCGGCGAGTACGAGTCGATGATGCTGACCCTGGAGAAGGACCACACCCAGGGCCAGGACGACGCGCTGCTCGACATCTACCGCAAGCTGCGTCCGGGCGAGCCGCCGACGCGTGAGGCGGCGCAGACGCTGCTGAACAACTACTACTTCAACCCCAAGCGCTACGACCTGGCGAAGGTCGGTCGCTACAAGATCAACAAGAAGCTCGGCCTGACCGAGGCCTTCGACCAGCAGACGCTGACCGTGGACGACGTCGTCGCCGCGATCAAGTACATCGTCGCGCTGCACGACGGCCGCACCCAGATCGAGGCGCCGCAGGGCACCCTCGACATCGCGGCCGACGACATCGACCACTTCGGCAACCGCCGCATGCGCACCGTGGGTGAGCTGATCCAGAACCAGCTGCGCACCGGACTCGCGCGCATGGAGCGTGTGGTCCGCGAGCGGATGACGACCCAGGACGTCGAGGCGATCACGCCCCAGTCCCTGATCAACATCCGTCCCGTGGTGGCGGCGCTGAAGGAGTTCTTCGGGACCTCCCAGCTCAGCCAGTTCATGGACCAGACCAACCCGATCGCCGGTCTGACCCACAAGCGCCGCCTCTCCGCGCTCGGCCCGGGTGGTCTCTCCCGCGACCGCGCCGGCATGGAGGTCCGTGACGTCCACCCGTCGCACTACGGCCGCATGTGCCCGATCGAGACCCCTGAGGGCCCCAACATCGGCCTGATCGGCTCGCTGGCCTCCTACGGTCGGATCAACCCCTTCGGGTTCGTCGAGACGCCCTACCGCAAGGTGGAGAACGGCTCGGTCACCGACAAGGTCGACTACCTCACCGCCGACGACGAGGACCGCTACGTCATCGCGCAGGCCAACGCCGCGCTCGACGAGACCGGTCGCTTCGTCAACGAGCGGGTGCTGGTGCGCCAGCGCGACGGTGAGGTCTCCGAGCTCCTCGCCGAGGAGGTCGACTACATGGACGTCTCGCCGCGCCAGATGGTGTCGGTCGCGACGGCCCTGATCCCCTTCCTGGAGCACGACGACGCCAACCGTGCGCTCATGGGCGCCAACATGCAGCGCCAGGCGGTCCCGCTCATCAAGAGCGACAGCCCGCTGGTCGGCACCGGCATCGAGTACCGCGCCGCGGTCGACGCCGGTGACGTGGTCGTCGCCGAGGCCGCCGGTGTGGTCAAGGAGGTCTCCGCCGACCTCGTCGAGACGATGAACGACGACGGCACCTACTCCTCCTACCGCCTCTCGAAGTTCAAGCGCTCCAACCAGGGCACCTGCATCAACCAGCGCCCGCTGGTCAGCGAGGGCGACCGGGTCGAGGTCGGGTCGCCGATCGCCGACGGCCCCTGCACCGACGACGCCGAGATGGCGCTGGGCACGAACCTCCTCGTGGCGTTCATGCCCTGGCAGGGTCACAACTACGAGGACGCGATCATCCTCAGCCAGCGCCTGGTGCAGGAGGACGTCCTCACCTCGATCCACATCGAGGAGCACGAGGTCGACGCCCGCGACACCAAGCTCGGCCCCGAGGAGATCACCCGGGACATCCCGAACGTCTCCGAGGAGGGTCTGGCCGACCTCGACGAGCGCGGCATCATCCGCATAGGCGCCGAGGTCACCACCGGTGACATCCTCGTCGGCAAGGTCACGCCCAAGGGCGAGACCGAGCTGACCCCGGAGGAGCGCCTGCTGCGCGCGATCTTCGGTGAGAAGGCCCGCGAGGTGCGCGACACCTCGATGAAGGTGCCGCACGGTGAGTCCGGCACGGTCATCGGCGTCCGGGTCTTCGACCGCGAGGACGGCGATGAGCTGCCGCCGGGTGTCAACCAGCTGGTGCGCGTCTACGTCGCCCAGAAGCGTAAGATCTCGGTCGGCGACAAGCTCGCCGGGCGCCACGGCAACAAGGGCGTCATCGCCAAGATCCTGCCGATCGAGGACATGCCGTTCATGGAGGACGGCACCCCGGTCGACGTGATCCTCAACCCGCTGGGCGTGCCGCGACGCATGAACATCGGTCAGATCCTCGAGCTGCACCTGGGCTGGCTGGCCAAGCAGGGCTGGGACCTCAACCTGTCCGGCGACCCCGACAGCTCGGACTGGAAGCAGCGCCTGATCCAGATCCACGCCGACAAGGCCGAGCCGAACAGCCGGGTCGCGACCCCGGTGTTCGACGGTGCGCGTGAGGACGAGATCACCGGCCTGCTCGGCTCGACGATCCCCAACCGCGACGGCGTGCGGATGATCGACGAGACCGGCAAGGCCAACCTGTTCGACGGCCGCTCCGGCGAGCCGTTCCCGGACCCGGTCTCGGTCGGCTACATGTACATCCTGAAGCTGCACCACCTCGTGGACGACAAGATCCACGCCCGCAGCACCGGCCCCTACTCGATGATCACGCAGCAGCCCCTGGGCGGTAAGGCCCAGTTCGGCGGCCAGCGGTTCGGCGAGATGGAGGTCTGGGCGATGGAGGCCTACGGCGCCGCCTACGCCCTGCAGGAGCTGCTGACGATCAAGTCCGACGACGTCCCCGGACGCGTCAAGGTCTACGAGGCCATCGTGAAGGGCGAGAACATCCCCGACTCGGGCATCCCCGAGTCGTTCAAGGTGCTCGTCAAGGAGATGCAGTCGCTGTGCCTGAACGTGGAGGTCCTCTCCCAGGACGGCACCAGCATCGAGCTGCGCGACGCGGAGGAGGACGTCTTCCGCGCCGCTGAGGAGCTCGGCATCGACCTGTCCCGTCGCGAGCCCAGCTCGGTCGAAGAGGTGTGA